From Aspergillus fumigatus Af293 chromosome 3, whole genome shotgun sequence, a single genomic window includes:
- a CDS encoding putative MFS drug transporter, giving the protein MQLHVTTLQCMGSALAYKGCLVKEVSHSPRRLDICIAFNSALGSSLPSGASSEIVSAFDLDKDHVPLVLLNSVYLAGFAVGPLVFGPLSEYLGRQPVLIGTYIGYTIFTTACALAPTYASLPAFRSLCGIHAAAPKAVLGGLYSDIYDEHGERGTAMGFFMLMRTLGPQLSPIISGYAALLSWRRVFRVALVIAGVSMARIFGRPFAIVVQEPILLFTSLYLALVYDVLYLFFQAYPIVFQGDSYHNKALAAGQTWATVEEFRRLPLACLGGPAMVVSLFWLGWASLSVVNPIVPMVAGFFFATGFLFFIAMLNYLTDAYQQNSASAQAAASTIRSITACSLPLATKSMYGNLGIHWANFAVGICCLGDGGDSVHFRQIWRIVKAEE; this is encoded by the exons ATGCAGTTGCACGTGACCACCCTTCAATGCATGGGATCGGC TCTGGCTTACAAAGGTTGTCTAGTTAAGGAAGTATCACATAGTCCTCGTCGGCTCGATATTTGCATAGCATTCAACAGCGCCCTAGGttcctctctcccatcaGGGGCGTCCTCAGAGATCGTCTCTGCATTCGACTTGGACAAAGATCACGTCCCACTTGTCCTCCTCAACTCAGTCTACCTTGCTGGGTTTGCAGTAGGCCCATTAGTTTTTGGGCCGCTGAGCGAGTATCTGGGCCGACAACCCGTGCTCATCGGGACGTATATTGGTTACACCATCTTCACGACGGCATGTGCGCTGGCGCCTACATATGCTTCTCTACCTGCTTTTAGGTCTTTGTGCGGAATACACGCCGCTGCTCCTAAAGCGGTGCTTGGTGGGTTGTATTCAGATATATACGACGAACACGGGGAACGGGGAACAGCTATGGGTTTCTTCATGCTCATGAGAACATTAGGGCCGCAGCTCAGCCCCATTATATCGGGCTACGCGGCGCTGTTGTCATGGCGGCGGGTATTTCGGGTCGCGTTGGTGATAGCTGGAG TGTCCATGGCTCGGATCTTTGGACGTCCCTTCGCCATTGTTGTCCAGGAGCCGATTCTGCTCTTCACCTCGCTGTATCTTGCTCTAGTATATGACGTCttatatttatttttccAGGCTTACCCGATCGTTTTCCAAGGTGA CTCCTACCACAACAAAGCGTTGGCAGCAGGACAAACTTGGGCAACGGTTGAGGAATTCCGCCGACTCCCACTCGCCTGTCTTGGTGGCCCCGC AATGGTTGTCTCGCTCTTCTGGCTTGGCTGGGCCTCCCTTTCAGTCGTGAACCCAATTGTCCCCATGGTGGCCGGTTTTTTCTTCGCAActggcttcctcttcttcatcgcaaTGCTCAACTATCTCACCGACGCGTACCAGCAGAACTCAGCTTCGGCGCAGGCAGCAGCTAGTACCATTCGCTCAATTACAGCCTGTTCTTTGCCGCTGGCTACGAAGAGCATGTACGGAAATTTAGGGATCCATTGGGCGAATTTCGCTGTTGGGATTTGTTGCCTTGGCGATGGCGGTGATTCCGTTCATTTTCGTCAGATATGGAGAATCGTTAAGGCGGAAGAGTAA
- a CDS encoding ketopantoate reductase family protein, producing the protein MIEASCLFSPLLLLISSAISNNLMMKCLDPRVTLLSKNLFRANSYAMHSTTPVERNPSSTLRDRVHILGLGSIGTFVAHSVSEIPNGPSVILLLHRRSLLDHYRQNRNQIFFESRHGVHQSSTGYGLEMTQDNQWYPVSDESPSDCPITSHISNLIICVKATQTVSALRPLVHRLNSTSNILFLQNGSGMIEEVDAHLFQDPLTRPNYLIGVISHGVTLNSPFNITHTGFSATSIGPVSRDDGRYAAISDLRSNYLLQTLPLSPTLNLKSYPYTEILQVQLEKLAVNAFCNPLCALNDAKNEFLFSVPDTRRAILTEISNVVLALPELKGVQGLEERFSVARLEKTVNDIIAKTANTTCSMVWDLRAGRETAIQFINGSWSRMGKMVGVDTPVNDALVEQIKMRGRENLEMSDQ; encoded by the coding sequence ATGATTGAAGCTTCTTgtcttttttctcccttACTGCTTCTGATTTCCAGCGCCATATCAAATAACCTGATGATGAAGTGTTTGGATCCGCGCGTGACTCTACTTTCCAAGAACCTGTTTAGAGCAAATAGCTACGCCATGCATTCGACCACCCCCGTCGAGAGAAATCCATCATCCACTTTACGAGATCGGGTACACATTCTTGGGCTTGGGAGCATCGGAACTTTTGTTGCCCATTCAGTCTCTGAAATCCCCAACGGGCCGTCGGTGATTCTCCTGCTGCATCGGAGATCTCTTCTCGACCACTATCGCCAGAATAGGAATCAGATATTTTTTGAGTCACGGCATGGAGTCCATCAAAGCTCCACCGGCTATGGACTTGAGATGACCCAGGACAACCAGTGGTATCCTGTGTCAGATGAATCGCCGTCGGATTGCCCCATCACAAGCCACATATccaacctcatcatctgcgTCAAAGCAACACAGACTGTCTCCGCGCTGCGACCCCTCGTGCATCGGCTGAACTCGACCTCCAAcatcctctttcttcaaaaTGGCTCTGGcatgattgaagaagtcgacgCGCATCTCTTCCAGGACCCATTAACGCGACCAAATTACCTCATCGGTGTTATCTCGCATGGCGTTACACTTAACAGTCCTTTCAATATCACACATACTGGATTCTCGGCGACGTCTATCGGTCCTGTCTCCCGGGATGATGGAAGGTACGCGGCCATTTCAGACTTGCGATCCAATTATCTTCTGCAAACGCTGCCCTTGTCACCGACACTTAACCTGAAATCGTACCCTTACACCGAAATATTGCAAGTGCAACTCGAGAAACTCGCAGTCAATGCTTTCTGCAACCCGCTATGCGCGCTCAATGATGCCAAAAATGAGTTTCTCTTCAGCGTCCCAGACACGCGACGGGCTATCCTGACTGAGATCTCGAATGTAGTACTTGCCTTGCCTGAGCTGAAAGGCGTGCAAGGATTGGAAGAACGGTTTTCAGTCGCCAGGCTCGAGAAGACAGTGAATGATATTATCGCCAAAACCGCGAATACGACATGCTCAATGGTATGGGATCTCCGCGCCGGACGGGAGACGGCGATCCAATTTATCAATGGAAGCTGGAGTCGGATGGGAAAAATGGTTGGGGTGGACACACCTGTAAACGATGCTTTGGTTGAACAGATTAAGATGAGAGGCCGAGAAAATCTAGAGATGAGCGACCAATAA
- a CDS encoding putative toxin biosynthesis protein has translation MLTVYSAQLSLMHPGMETKQPVAVTLTTPKAQELFTFLRSSYIDERSGLPRGIPQHEMRTDDIDGFPFYRPEPPKILGRLPELKPAVLYIFGKSSDFSSPDARQEKLQTTGIGVGGSGGASRGWVQEVVLPCGHLVPMDCVTETAQASADLIGSELLFGNRKLRSSRKLGEVSHIVSE, from the coding sequence ATGTTGACAGTATATAGTGCCCAACTTTCACTGATGCATCCAGGAATGGAAACTAAACAACCTGTTGCTGTCACATTAACTACACCCAAAGCGCAGGAGCTTTTCACTTTCTTGCGGTCATCCTATATCGATGAGCGGTCTGGTCTCCCTCGTGGGATTCCACAGCATGAAATGCGCACGGATGATATCGATGGCTTCCCATTTTATCGCCCCGAGCCCCCCAAAATCTTGGGCCGCCTGCCTGAGCTGAAGCCTGCTGTCCTTTATATATTTGGCAAAAGCTCGGATTTCTCCTCTCCCGATGCTCGTCAAGAGAAACTACAAACAACCGGTATTGGTGTaggtggtagtggtggtgCATCTCGTGGCTGGGTGCAAGAAGTCGTTCTTCCCTGTGGCCACTTAGTCCCAATGGACTGTGTTACAGAAACTGCACAAGCCAGTGCTGACCTTATTGGTTCCGAGCTGTTGTTTGGAAATCGAAAACTTCGGAGTTCCAGAAAGCTTGGAGAAGTGTCCCACATCGTGAGCGAGTGA
- a CDS encoding thioesterase domain protein encodes MTDNSLPLLYAGEHLDTVAGFPTLYAFSPANHDNPLMVFIPGGGHNARISYGGHPGSRSEDFLAHWLNKLGYGLLAISYPLQSQPDEIMAATSPEFRIRDWGLQAAEVTKTVIERHGLSPKVVLVAWSMGGRVVVPYTQAAKARGLTVELFVSLAATPGLAASRPNPPGIKMTSEGYAALDRMPELFLSQVREQNILESRVIIPDDVYLRDYYGCTPVGLLGFGMSYSPERGFVEDRYTSTEDADANNFRQWPLISALHGDSILDGRHVLADKATWGFMQVQQLVSTVEDRGYRSLNPERWEEVVKLVHSRPENMCRQIHGNHFFFLGEQGARETAAAIVEQLKEARIFMSTLDTLLVP; translated from the coding sequence ATGACTGACAACTCCCTCCCCTTGCTCTATGCAGGAGAACACTTGGATACAGTCGCAGGATTCCCAACACTATACGCATTCAGTCCTGCAAATCACGACAATCCCCTGATGGTGTTCATACCGGGTGGCGGTCATAATGCCCGCATCTCATATGGTGGTCATCCTGGAAGTCGCAGTGAGGACTTCTTAGCACACTGGCTAAATAAGTTGGGCTACGGCCTACTTGCCATCTCGTACCCGCTCCAGAGCCAGCCGGACGAGATCATGGCCGCAACATCACCAGAATTTCGTATCCGTGATTGGGGTCTTCAAGCAGCAGAGGTAACGAAGACGGTGATTGAGAGGCATGGCCTGTCGCCCAAGGTGGTGCTCGTTGCTTGGAGTATGGGCGGCCGGGTAGTGGTTCCCTATACGCAAGCAGCGAAAGCACGAGGGTTGACCGTCGAGCTATTTGTGAGTCTTGCGGCTACTCCTGGACTGGCGGCTTCTCGGCCCAACCCGCCTGGTATCAAAATGACGTCCGAGGGGTATGCTGCATTGGATAGGATGCCGGAGCTTTTCCTGAGCCAGGTCCGTGAGCAGAATATTCTAGAGTCTCGTGTCATTATTCCAGACGACGTGTATCTCCGTGACTACTACGGCTGTACGCCTGTCGGCTTGCTCGGCTTTGGCATGAGCTATTCTCCCGAGCGCGGGTTTGTTGAAGATCGATATACATCAACGGAAGATGCCGACGCGAACAACTTTCGTCAGTGGCCTTTGATTTCTGCTCTGCATGGTGACAGCATCCTGGATGGACGGCATGTACTTGCGGACAAGGCCACCTGGGGATTTATGCAGGTGCAGCAGCTTGTGAGCACTGTCGAAGATCGAGGTTACAGATCGCTGAATCCTGAGCGCTGGGAGGAGGTTGTTAAGCTGGTCCACTCACGACCGGAGAATATGTGCCGGCAGATTCATGGTAATCACTTTTTCTTCCTGGGGGAGCAGGGCGCTCGTGAGACGGCGGCTGCCATTGTTGAACAGCTGAAAGAAGCTCGGATCTTCATGTCGACGCTTGACACTCTGCTTGTGCCCTGA
- a CDS encoding flavin monoamine oxidase family protein: MTMAKSQEGFVWSSKDGFRYGLPTAAVVASTPKSELSASYDVIVIGAGFAGLTVARDLGFKGKKVLLIEARDRIGGRCWTVDTGETAKLEMGGTWVHWIQPHVFSELQRCDLDEFVETVAFPENCESVKKASRQDPAVVHDPAEGQAMMEQLEGLMAKFFDIDGQGGRSVIPFPFNMASSTNHNPEYLELDKLSIADRVAQMPDCDEEQRAVLGAQAASFYGIAPEKGAFTEVLHTQALCNFDPAMTEIATMKYKIAEGTTAFALAILNDFKGDRIFSSPVQSISQPSDHAPVAVTLKNGEQFTSNSVVSTIPVNVLSSITFNPPLSPLKKEAFSDAVTPARIDKLLVCTPTKFANGFTVSCEGGDMPFASGFLDGTHGSHNLLTLLTHPDNKFDSAEDNIRLVETLHPSGVEVHSVYGHIWSDDPYAGGVMPVRKPGFLGKYHDEIRKPHGNVHFCGSDFADGWRGFISGAFEDAYRVTREVETSLSIK, from the exons ATGACAATGGCCAAATCGCAAGAGGGATTTGTCTGGTCTTCCAAGGACGGGTTCCGATACG GACTCCCCACAGCAGCCGTGGTTGCTTCAACGCCCAAGTCCGAGCTCTCCGCCTCGTATGACGTTATCGTCATCGGCGCCGGATTCGCCGGGCTAACAGTCGCTCGCGACCTTGGATTcaaggggaagaaggtgcTTCTTATCGAAGCTCGCGATCGGATCGGCGGTCGCTGCTGGACAGTCGACACCGGGGAGACCGCCAAGCTTGAGATGGGGGGAACATGGGTGCATTGGATACAGCCACATGTCTTTAGCGAGCTACAGAGATGCGATTTGGATGAGTTTGTGGAAACAGTGGCGTTCCCCGAGAATTGCGAGTCGGTCAAAAAGGCGTCCCGGCAGGATCCCGCCGTCGTCCATGATCCAGCCGAGGGCCAGGCGATGATGGAGCAGCTGGAAGGCCTAATGGCCAAGTTCTTCGACATTGATGGCCAAGGAGGACGGAGCGTTATTCCATTCCCCTTCAACATGGCCTCCAGCACCAACCACAATCCTGAATATCTCGAACTGGATAAGCTGAGTATTGCCGACCGCGTCGCACAAATGCCGGACTGCGATGAAGAGCAAAGAGCCGTACTCGGTGCGCAGGCCGCTTCCTTTTACGGCATTGCGCCCGAGAAGGGGGCATTCACTGAAGTGCTTCACACACAGGCCCTCTGCAACTTTGATCCAGCCATGACTGAAATCGCAACGATGAAGTACAAGATTGCCGAGGGGACCACTGCTTTTGCGCTCGCGATCTTGAATGATTTCAAAGGCGACCGCATCTTCAGCTCTCCCGTCCAATCTATCTCCCAACCATCCGATCATGCCCCCGTCGCCGTAACACTCAAGAACGGAGAGCAGTTCACCTCCAATTCTGTGGTCTCCACAATCCCAGTCAACGTGCTTTCATCCATAACCTTCAACCCTCCACTTTCACCACTCAAGAAAGAAGCATTTTCTGACGCCGTGACCCCCGCGCGCATAGACAAGCTTCTTGTCTGCACACCAACCAAGTTCGCGAACGGCTTTACTGTTTCCTGCGAGGGCGGTGACATGCCGTTCGCAAGCGGATTCCTTGACGGAACGCACGGCAGCCATAACCTACTCACTCTCCTGACCCATCCCGATAACAAGTTCGACTCTGCCGAGGATAACATCCGTCTGGTAGAAACCCTTCACCCATCGGGCGTTGAGGTCCATTCGGTGTATGGCCACATCTGGTCGGATGACCCGTACGCCGGCGGAGTCATGCCGGTGCGGAAACCGGGATTCCTGGGCAAGTACCACGATGAGATCCGGAAACCACATGGAAATGTGCATTTCTGTGGGTCGGACTTTGCGGATGGATGGCGGGGTTTTATCTCGGGCGCTTTTGAGGATGCATATCGCGTTACCCGAGAGGTCGAGACCAGTCTATCTATCAAATAG